A stretch of Blattabacterium cuenoti DNA encodes these proteins:
- the rpe gene encoding ribulose-phosphate 3-epimerase: MKKIIAPSLLSANLAFLYRDIEMINESEADWFHIDIMDSSFVSNISFGSLFTKYVKKHAHKPMDVHLMILQPERYIKEFKDCGSDHLHIHYEACIHLHKTIYSIKKYGIKVGVAVNPHTPVFLLKDVIKDIDFVLLMSVNPGFSGQKFIKQTYQKLEETKDLILQKDSSALIEVDGGINLENASLLFKNGADILVAGTTIFSNSNPKKIIHRLLEE, encoded by the coding sequence ATGAAAAAAATTATAGCTCCATCCTTACTTTCAGCAAATTTAGCTTTTTTATATCGTGATATAGAAATGATAAATGAAAGTGAAGCAGATTGGTTTCATATTGATATTATGGATTCCTCTTTTGTTTCTAATATTTCTTTTGGATCTTTGTTTACTAAATATGTAAAAAAACACGCCCATAAACCCATGGATGTCCATTTGATGATCCTACAACCAGAACGATATATAAAAGAGTTTAAAGATTGTGGATCCGATCATTTACATATTCATTATGAAGCTTGTATTCATTTACACAAAACTATTTATTCTATTAAAAAATATGGAATAAAAGTAGGTGTAGCTGTGAATCCACATACTCCAGTTTTTCTATTAAAAGATGTGATAAAAGATATAGATTTTGTTTTATTGATGAGTGTTAATCCTGGTTTTAGCGGTCAAAAATTTATTAAACAAACATATCAAAAATTAGAAGAAACCAAAGATTTAATATTACAAAAAGATTCTTCTGCACTTATAGAAGTAGATGGAGGTATTAATTTAGAAAATGCCTCTTTATTATTCAAAAATGGAGCAGATATATTAGTAGCAGGAACTACTATTTTTTCTAATTCTAATCCAAAAAAAATTATTCATAGATTATTAGAGGAATAA
- a CDS encoding enoyl-ACP reductase FabI: protein MSYNLLEGKKGIIFGAFDENSIAWKVAEQAYEEKASFVLTNTPVSLRIGKIHELSRKTKSMVIPADATSIQDLDILFEKTLDHFRGKIDFLLHSIAMSMNIRKGLTYPSMNYEFLRKGWEISAVSYHKIMQTAWKKKAMNKWGSIVAITYIASQRCFPHYVDMSDYKSYLESITRNFGYYWGIKEKVRVNTVSQSPSITRAAKAVKGFNKFFIFSEKISPLGNASARDCANYIITLFSDLTRKVTMQNLYHDGGFSNTGIISEALISENY from the coding sequence ATGTCTTATAATCTATTGGAAGGAAAAAAAGGAATTATATTTGGAGCTTTTGACGAAAATTCTATTGCTTGGAAAGTCGCAGAACAAGCTTATGAAGAAAAAGCGTCTTTTGTATTAACCAATACTCCAGTTTCTTTAAGAATTGGAAAAATTCATGAATTATCTCGTAAAACAAAATCTATGGTTATTCCAGCAGATGCTACTTCCATACAAGATCTGGATATATTATTTGAAAAGACATTAGATCATTTCAGAGGAAAAATAGATTTTTTACTACATTCCATAGCTATGTCTATGAATATACGAAAAGGATTGACTTATCCCTCTATGAATTACGAATTTTTAAGAAAAGGATGGGAAATATCTGCTGTATCTTATCATAAAATTATGCAAACAGCTTGGAAAAAGAAAGCGATGAATAAATGGGGTTCTATTGTAGCTATAACATATATTGCTTCTCAACGATGTTTTCCACATTATGTAGATATGTCGGATTATAAGTCTTATTTAGAAAGTATTACTCGTAATTTTGGTTATTATTGGGGAATAAAAGAAAAGGTGAGAGTAAATACAGTCTCACAATCTCCTAGTATTACAAGAGCAGCAAAAGCCGTTAAAGGGTTTAATAAATTTTTTATTTTTTCTGAAAAAATATCTCCGTTAGGAAACGCTTCTGCTCGAGATTGTGCTAACTATATCATTACACTTTTTTCAGATTTAACAAGAAAAGTAACAATGCAAAATTTGTATCATGATGGAGGTTTTTCTAATACTGGAATAATTAGTGAAGCTCTGATTTCAGAAAATTACTGA